The genomic stretch GAGCGAAAGGTGAGATTCTCTCTGTAGCATTCGCCAACGACGGTCAACACCAGGATGCCGGAGCGAAGGTGATCCATGCCGCCCCCAACACAAGCTCAAGGGTGACTTCGAAGTCGATTTCGAAGGGGAGCGGGAGAGCATCCTATCGCGGACTTGTGAAAGTTCATAAGAATGCCGTCGGCAGCAAAGTATCGGTTGAGTGCGATGCGCTTCTGATCGGCGGTGCTTCGCGAACGGACACATATCCAACAATGGAAATCGACGCTGATCAGGTCAGGGTCGAACATGAAGCTCGTGTCAGCAAAGTCGCCGAGGAGCAGCTTTTTTACCTCACGAGCAGAGGTCTCTCGGAGGATGAGGCGCGGCTGATGATTATCAACGGATTCATCGAGCCGTTTACGAAAGAACTGCCGATGGAATACGCTGTCGAGCTGAACAGACTGATTGAACTCGAGATGGAAGGGTCGGTAGGTTAGTCCTACCGCATAGAAAACAGGTGGTAATATGAGTAATATAGCAATAGCTGGAACGAAAAGCGGTTATCGCAAGAGGTTCTCAAGCGAGCCTGAGTGGTTCTATTCACTGCGGAAGAACAGTTGGGAGTATCACAACGACAGTCCGTTGCCGGATCGAGTGTCGCATCTCTGGCGCTATACCAGCCCGGAGAGTTTTCTGATCGATAATCCCAGCGCCTTGATGGATGCATCATCGACTATCTATGTTGGTGAAGCGACCAACGGTATGAAGAATAACACAAGCCACTCCGCGCTTGCATTTTCCAAAGGAGATGATTCCGCGGGTGTTATGATGTCACAGGAGCTGGCTGATTCCGGTGTCATCCTCAGGGGTTTGAATGCTGCTGTCTCCGATTACGGAGATTCTGTCGAGCAGTATCTTGGCAAACTTGTCGGATATAATTTCGGTAAGTTTGAATCGCTGAACCTCGCCCTCTGGCAGGGTGGCTTCTATCTCTTCGTTCCGGACAATACGGTCATCGAGAAACCGATCTATCTCGATCGTCGTCCAGCAAATGATACGGCTGTCACAAGACTGCTCGTAGTTCTTGGCCGGAATTCGGAAGCTACCGTCATTGATGACTATGCCTCCCGGAAAAGTGGCGGCGCTCGACTCTTGAATGGAGCTGTTGAGATATTCGCGGGCGAATCATCGAGGCTGCGATACGTTGGGCTGCAGCGCCTTGGAAAGAATACGAATTCATTCATCACTCAGCGCGTGCAGGCTGAGAAGCAGGCCAATGTCTACTCGGTCTTCGGCTCGTTCGGAGGCGCGGTTTCCAAACTCGATGCGGGGACTATTCTCACCGGTTCCGGAACTGAGAGCAGGATGTATGGTTTTGCGTTCGGAGATTCCAATCAGCATTTCGATCACCATACACTCCATCATCATACTGCGGGAAACACAAATTCGAATCTCGATGTCAAGGTTGTCCTCAAGGATAATGCGCTTTCTGCCTACACCGGTCTCATCAGGATCGAGGAGACGGCGGAAAACTCCGAGGCATATCAGGAAAACAGGAATCTTCTCCTCAATCGTGGCGCGAGAGCGGAATCCATCCCGGAACTGGAGATTCTTACCGACCAGGTAAGTTGCTCGCATGGTGCTACTGTCGGACCGATTGATCCCGAGATGATCTTCTACCTTACGAGCCGCGGATTTTCGCGCGACGACGCTATCAGAACGGTTGTGACCGGTTTCGTTGAGCCGACATTGAAGCAGGTTCCGGAAAACCTGCAGGAGATCATGAGAAACGCAGTCACAGACAAGTTGGAGGAGAGATAAGATGACTTCACGGTTCACCAGAGTCTGCAATGCTGATGATATAGATGAAGGAGCCGCAAAAGTGCTCGACTTCGATGGCACTTCGGTGCTGATAGCGAGGCTGGGCGGCGAATTCTTCGCAATTGATAATATATGTTCTCATGACGGTGGCGATCTCGGCGAAGGCGAGTTAGTTGATGGACAGATCGAATGTCCGAGGCACGGCGCAATGTTCGATATCAGAACCGGCGAGGCGACCAGGATGCCTGCGGCTGTCGGCGTCGATCGCTACGATGTCAAAGTCGAAAATGGCTTTGTCTACATCGCTGCCTTGGAAGAACAGCATAGATAGAATGGAAAAAGAAATGATTACAGTGGCAGAGGCGGCCGGTCGTCAGGTGATTTTCGATCCTGCCGTCATCAAAGCTGACTTTCCGATCCTGAACAGGAAGATCAATGGAAAGAAGTTGGCGTATCTTGATAATGCTGCTACCACGCAGAAGCCGCTTGCTGTGATAGAAGCGATCAAGCAGTACTATACGAAGCACAATGCCAATGTCCATCGGGGTTTGCATACGCTCGCGGAGGAAGCGACTGAGGCGTATGAAGAATCCAGGCGGAGAGTGGCACAGTTCATCGGCGGTGTAAGACCCGACGAAGTTATCTTCACGCGTGGTGCTACCGAGGCAATCAATTTGGTTGCCTACTCGTGGGGGAGAGCGAATATTGGTAAAGGCGACAGGATTGTCCTGACACATATGGAACATCATTCGAACCTCGTTCCGTGGATTGTTCTTGCCAAAGAGCAAGGCGCTGAAATCGAATACATTCCAATCACGGATGACGGCTATCTGATTCTCGATAGGATTCGTGACATAATTACGCCGAATACAAAACTCGTTGCGCTGACGCACATGTCGAATGTCCTTGGAACGATCAACCCCGTCGACAAGATCATTGACATTGCACATGAAGCAGGTGCTGTGGTTTTGGTTGATGCCGCGCAGAGCATACCGCACATGCCGGTCGATGTGACAGCGATGCAGGCCGACTTCGTAGCATTCTCTGCTCATAAGATGCTCGGACCAACTGGGATCGGTATTTTGTACGGGAGACGTGCTCTGCTTTCGGACATGGAACCGTTCAATTATGGCGGCGAAATGATCGGAGAGGTGCGTTACGA from Candidatus Zixiibacteriota bacterium encodes the following:
- a CDS encoding cysteine desulfurase, which produces MITVAEAAGRQVIFDPAVIKADFPILNRKINGKKLAYLDNAATTQKPLAVIEAIKQYYTKHNANVHRGLHTLAEEATEAYEESRRRVAQFIGGVRPDEVIFTRGATEAINLVAYSWGRANIGKGDRIVLTHMEHHSNLVPWIVLAKEQGAEIEYIPITDDGYLILDRIRDIITPNTKLVALTHMSNVLGTINPVDKIIDIAHEAGAVVLVDAAQSIPHMPVDVTAMQADFVAFSAHKMLGPTGIGILYGRRALLSDMEPFNYGGEMIGEVRYDHVSWAELPHKFEGGTPNIAGAVGFSPALEYLSALGMNNIRDHERKLTQYAIDKLSRLNSITIFGPLDVDNRGGAVTFLDKDVHPHDMAQFLDTHGVAVRAGHHCAQPLHLRLGVNSTLRASFYVYNTESDVDQLINAIKEARRYFGHE
- a CDS encoding non-heme iron oxygenase ferredoxin subunit, encoding MTSRFTRVCNADDIDEGAAKVLDFDGTSVLIARLGGEFFAIDNICSHDGGDLGEGELVDGQIECPRHGAMFDIRTGEATRMPAAVGVDRYDVKVENGFVYIAALEEQHR
- the sufD gene encoding Fe-S cluster assembly protein SufD, translated to MSNIAIAGTKSGYRKRFSSEPEWFYSLRKNSWEYHNDSPLPDRVSHLWRYTSPESFLIDNPSALMDASSTIYVGEATNGMKNNTSHSALAFSKGDDSAGVMMSQELADSGVILRGLNAAVSDYGDSVEQYLGKLVGYNFGKFESLNLALWQGGFYLFVPDNTVIEKPIYLDRRPANDTAVTRLLVVLGRNSEATVIDDYASRKSGGARLLNGAVEIFAGESSRLRYVGLQRLGKNTNSFITQRVQAEKQANVYSVFGSFGGAVSKLDAGTILTGSGTESRMYGFAFGDSNQHFDHHTLHHHTAGNTNSNLDVKVVLKDNALSAYTGLIRIEETAENSEAYQENRNLLLNRGARAESIPELEILTDQVSCSHGATVGPIDPEMIFYLTSRGFSRDDAIRTVVTGFVEPTLKQVPENLQEIMRNAVTDKLEER